A stretch of the Ensifer sp. PDNC004 genome encodes the following:
- a CDS encoding substrate-binding domain-containing protein — MKALKLTVAALVASAAFAGAAAARDQVQVAGSSTVLPYAKIVAETFGETFPDFKTPVVESGGSSAGLKEFCKGVGPDTIDIANSSRKIKDSEVEACKAAGVTEIQEVKIGYDGIVFATDAGNADLALKPEDLYKALAAEVVVDGKVVANPYKKWSEVNAALPAVEIAAYIPGEKHGTREVFEEKILAAGCKDAGAVDVIKAAVADEKQQHSKCVAVRKDGMAVDIDGDYTETLARIAANKNGIGVFGLSFYENNADKLKVATVNGIVPSTETIASGEYPVSRPLYFYVKKAHLGVIPGLKEYVEFFLDDQMIGPESPLAEYGLVAAPDAEREEIRKAFSAGNML; from the coding sequence ATGAAAGCTCTTAAACTCACTGTCGCGGCGCTGGTAGCTTCGGCCGCATTTGCCGGCGCAGCCGCCGCTCGCGATCAGGTTCAGGTCGCTGGCTCCTCGACCGTTCTTCCCTACGCCAAGATCGTCGCCGAGACGTTCGGCGAGACCTTCCCTGACTTCAAGACCCCGGTCGTCGAATCCGGCGGCTCCTCCGCTGGCCTGAAGGAATTCTGCAAGGGCGTCGGCCCTGATACCATCGACATCGCCAACTCCTCGCGCAAGATCAAGGACAGCGAAGTCGAGGCCTGCAAGGCCGCTGGCGTCACCGAAATCCAGGAAGTGAAGATCGGTTATGACGGCATCGTCTTTGCGACCGACGCCGGCAATGCCGACCTCGCCCTGAAGCCGGAAGACCTCTACAAGGCGCTCGCTGCTGAAGTCGTCGTCGACGGCAAGGTCGTCGCCAACCCCTATAAGAAGTGGTCCGAAGTCAACGCCGCTCTGCCGGCCGTCGAAATCGCCGCTTACATCCCGGGCGAAAAGCACGGCACCCGCGAAGTCTTCGAAGAAAAGATCCTCGCTGCAGGCTGCAAGGACGCTGGCGCCGTTGACGTGATCAAGGCAGCCGTTGCCGATGAAAAGCAGCAGCACAGCAAGTGCGTCGCAGTCCGCAAGGACGGCATGGCTGTCGACATCGACGGCGACTACACCGAAACGCTCGCTCGCATCGCTGCCAACAAGAACGGCATCGGCGTGTTCGGCCTGTCGTTCTACGAAAACAACGCCGACAAGCTGAAGGTCGCGACCGTCAACGGCATCGTACCGTCGACCGAAACGATCGCTTCCGGCGAGTATCCGGTTTCCCGCCCGCTGTACTTCTACGTCAAGAAGGCACATCTCGGCGTTATCCCGGGCCTCAAGGAATATGTTGAGTTCTTCCTCGACGATCAGATGATCGGCCCGGAAAGCCCGCTCGCCGAATACGGCCTGGTTGCCGCTCCGGACGCTGAGCGCGAAGAAATCCGCAAGGCTTTCTCTGCCGGCAACATGCTCTGA